A single region of the Gemmatimonadales bacterium genome encodes:
- a CDS encoding response regulator transcription factor, with product MSDERILVVDDEKDITALVAYHLAKAGYRVVTAGTGPAALEAAQQDPPDLVVLDIMLPGRSGYEVLEELRRREETRDVGVILLTARKDEADRIRGLAGGADDYLTKPFSPEELVLRVGAVLRRLRAPAGTGTGAVLRVGSIAIDRAAHTVAVEGESVDLTPIEYRLLLLLAERRGRAQSRPQLLESVWDAQADIQTRTVDMHVQRLRAKLGAAGTMLETVRGFGYRLPSAKDAPDR from the coding sequence GTGAGCGACGAGCGCATCCTTGTCGTGGATGACGAGAAGGACATCACGGCACTGGTCGCGTACCATCTCGCCAAGGCCGGCTACCGCGTCGTCACCGCAGGGACCGGCCCCGCGGCCCTGGAGGCCGCACAACAGGACCCACCCGACCTGGTCGTCCTCGACATCATGCTACCGGGGCGCAGCGGCTATGAGGTTCTCGAGGAGCTACGCCGCCGCGAAGAGACGCGGGACGTCGGCGTGATCCTGCTGACCGCGCGCAAGGACGAGGCCGACCGCATCAGGGGCCTCGCGGGAGGAGCTGACGACTACCTCACCAAGCCGTTCAGCCCTGAGGAGCTGGTGCTGCGCGTGGGCGCGGTGCTGCGTCGCCTGCGCGCGCCCGCCGGAACCGGCACCGGAGCGGTGCTCAGGGTAGGTTCGATCGCGATCGATCGCGCGGCGCACACCGTCGCCGTTGAAGGTGAATCGGTCGATCTCACTCCGATCGAGTACCGTCTGCTCCTCCTGCTCGCCGAGCGGCGCGGGCGAGCACAGAGCCGGCCGCAGCTCCTCGAGTCGGTGTGGGATGCACAGGCCGACATCCAGACGCGCACGGTGGACATGCACGTGCAGCGGCTCCGCGCGAAGCTCGGTGCCGCCGGTACGATGCTCGAAACCGTCCGCGGATTCGGCTACCGTCTCCCCTCAGCAAAGGACGCGCCGGACCGGTGA
- a CDS encoding porin: MRIPTRSVLGRAAGAVLLLAAAGHRAFAQTPTVHIVGRVQTQFSAVTGDSTSSFNPNGVVASGFEVRRLRLDANVEIGENVSLVMQPAFEMGALRMRDAYVRVRVAHRAGSAVALMMGQFKKPFNRYELNSSNNLPSIERGARLRGLAEVAAQNNLLLSDGYIAQDLGAALDGSFLEGRVTARLGVFNGAGESAAEVNNAKTVGVRATATVLRTADGHPQLNVGAAFLTRDRAVTTTATGTAFSPDSSHRASAAGLDAEWGGFRPGLHFILDLASGDHLDDPAFRYDAGRNEGNLRPNAPDSAFSTFRSVQIVGAWRVQLAAPAGTRLVKIIEPALRVDLTDPDADRDDDAGMLVTAVLNLYFTPTTVMRAGLDWYRYRDAAGASRSIRAFRLAWQASF, encoded by the coding sequence ATGCGAATCCCCACCCGGTCCGTTCTCGGGCGCGCCGCCGGCGCGGTCCTCCTCCTCGCGGCTGCGGGACACCGGGCCTTTGCCCAGACCCCTACAGTGCACATCGTGGGCCGGGTCCAGACCCAGTTCTCGGCGGTGACCGGCGATTCGACGTCGAGCTTCAACCCCAACGGCGTCGTGGCTTCGGGATTCGAGGTCCGCCGGCTGCGCCTCGACGCCAACGTCGAGATCGGCGAGAACGTCAGCCTGGTGATGCAACCGGCGTTCGAGATGGGCGCCCTCAGGATGAGGGACGCCTACGTGCGGGTGCGCGTGGCGCACCGCGCGGGCTCGGCGGTCGCGCTGATGATGGGGCAGTTCAAGAAGCCGTTCAATCGCTACGAGCTGAACTCGTCGAACAACCTCCCCTCCATCGAGCGCGGCGCTCGGCTCCGGGGCCTCGCGGAGGTCGCGGCCCAGAACAACCTCCTCCTCTCCGACGGCTACATCGCGCAGGACCTCGGCGCGGCGCTGGACGGCAGCTTCCTCGAGGGCCGCGTCACGGCGCGGCTCGGGGTGTTCAACGGCGCGGGGGAGAGCGCCGCCGAGGTGAACAACGCCAAGACAGTCGGAGTGCGCGCCACGGCGACCGTGCTGCGCACCGCGGACGGCCATCCGCAGCTCAACGTCGGCGCCGCGTTCCTCACGCGGGACCGTGCGGTCACGACGACCGCCACCGGCACGGCGTTCTCACCCGATTCGTCCCACCGCGCCAGCGCGGCCGGTCTCGACGCCGAGTGGGGCGGCTTCCGGCCCGGCCTCCACTTCATCCTCGACCTCGCGAGCGGGGACCACCTCGACGACCCCGCATTCCGATACGACGCCGGACGAAACGAGGGCAACCTGCGGCCTAACGCCCCGGACAGCGCGTTCTCGACCTTCCGGTCCGTACAGATCGTCGGCGCCTGGCGCGTCCAACTCGCCGCCCCCGCCGGTACGCGCCTGGTCAAGATCATCGAGCCGGCGCTCAGGGTGGACCTGACGGACCCCGACGCCGACCGTGACGATGACGCTGGGATGCTGGTCACCGCTGTCCTCAACCTCTATTTCACCCCGACGACGGTGATGCGGGCCGGCCTCGACTGGTACCGATACCGCGACGCCGCGGGGGCGAGCCGGTCGATCCGGGCCTTCCGGCTGGCCTGGCAGGCCAGCTTCTAG